TGGCGGAGCTGGGCGTCCAGGCTGGAGAGCGGCTCGTCGAAGAGGTAGAGCCTGGGGCGGCGCACCAGCGCGCGGCCCACCGCGACCCGCTGGCGCTCGCCGCCGGAGAGCTCGCGGGGACGCTTCTGGAGATAGCGCGTGAGCCCCAGCGTCTCCGCCGCTTCCTTCACCCGGCGATCGGTCTCCGCCTCCGGCGTCTTCCGCGCGCGGAGCCCCAGCCCCAGGTTCTCGGCGACCGTCATGTGCGGGTAGAGCGCGAGCCCCTGGAACACCATCGCCACGTCGCGGTCCTTGGGTTCGAGGCGGGTCACGTCGGACCCGTCCATGCGGATCGAGCCGGACGTGGGCATCTCCAGACCCGCGATGAGTCGAAGGAGGCTAGACTTGCCGCACCCGGAGGGACCGAGGATCGCGAGGAACGCGCCGTCCTCGAGCGCGAGGTCCACGCCATCCACGGCGCGGGTGCCGTTGGGATAGGTCAGCGTGAGCGCGGCGAGCGTGAGGGAAGCCATGCGCGGCTACGGTAGCAGGCGATCGGGGGCCGTGCCAGCGTCCGCACGGCCCTTCTGCGAGGAAGGCACCCGGGGTGCGGCCGCTAGATCCTCCGCGAGTCGTACGCCCAGTGGAGCAGCGCCTGCCGCTGCCGGGGGCGGCAGGAGAGGTCCCTGCGGCGGCAGTTCTTCTCGATCTGCGCGGCGTGCCGGCGCACCGCGCGCCAGCGCCGGATCTGCCGCTCGTCGTCGGGGCAGCGACGCCCCGAGTAGTAGCGGCAGTACCACTGGAACCAGCCGCGCGGATCCTCGCGGTAGATCCACCCCTTCTTCCTCCAGACCGAGAGCGGCTGCGACGCGTTCACGCCGAAGTAGTTGAGCGCCGGATCGTGCCGCTCGGGACAGAGCTTGGCGAACCGGAACCAGTCGGCGGGGAATTCCGCGAGACAGTCGGTCATGTAGCGTCCGCCGAAGACGCCCAGCCGAAGGAGCTGCTTGGGGGTCAGCTCCGGGCGGAACTCGGGATGGAAGTTCCGCCCCATCGGCTCGGTGCGATGGTAGGCGTATCCTCGCTGCATCCGGTCGTTCACGACGATCCGCGCGCCGCGGGTCATGATGACGCGCCAGTCAAGCGCGCGGCGACGGGGCCGGCTCGGCGCGACGGCCCAGCCGGGAAGCGAGGTCGCGCTCCCGGGACGCTGCCGAGGCATAGCCCTCGTGCTCCAGCACCAGGGCCTCGGCGCGATGGCTCCCCTCGTAGGCGGCGTCCACGCGCAGCATCGCCTCGGCGGCGTCGGAGGCGACCTCCCACGCTCCGGCCTCGCGCGCGAGGCGGCCCGCCCACTCCAGCTCGAAGAGCGTGAGCGCGCGCGCCGGATCGCCGCGTGAGGGCGCGCCGGCGGCCGCGTCCCGAACGGCCTGCTCCAGGGCGTCGGCGCGCGGCACGGTCGCGCCCGTCGCCGCGGGGATCGCCAGCGCTTCGCGACGCGCGGCCTCGATCTCGCCCCGCATCTCCTCGTCACGCCGCAGGGCGCGCAGCGCCCAGGCGGCGCGGACGTGTCCCGCGACCCGGGTTGCCGAGGAGGGATCGCGGGTCATCGCGCGGGCCAGCCGGAGCGCTTCGGCCCAGCGCCCGGCGGCGATCAGGTCGCCCGGCAGCTCGAGCGATTCGCGCGCGAGGAGCGTGGAGACCACCCCGTCCGGCGCATCCGGCCGCGCTCGTGGTGGCACCGTCCGACGTCCCTCGTCCTGGGCCACCGCGGCCATGAGATTCAGATTGTGGCTGTGGTGCCAGTCGTAGCGGGGCTCGATGCCTTCGTTCCGGTAGTAGGCGCGCTCCATGGCGTCGGCCCTCCGGAACTGCGCGACGGCTTCGGCGATCCGTCCCGCGCGCCGAAGCGCGTGCCCCCACATGTGCGCGGCATGCGGGATCGACGGCGCGAGGCGCGCGTATTCCGCGCCGTGAGCCAGCGCGCTGTCGGCGATCCCCAGCCCCTCGTAGGTGTGCGTCAGGAAATGGTGGGCCGAGGCGTGGTCGGGGATCAGCCGGAGCACGTGCCGGTAATAGGAGATCGAGGCCTCGGTCCCCAGCTGGCCGCGACCGGCCGGGCTCGGCTCCTCGGCGTTCCCGCGCAAGAGGAGGAGTCCGATGTCGTCGGGATCCGATGCGAGCGCCTCATCCAGGGCCTTCTTGTACGCGCGGAACTTCCGTTCGTTCTTGGGATCGTCCATGGCCTCGAGCTGCTTCGCGCGGATCGCGATGCGCCGCCGTTCGCGCGGGCTCGCCTCCGACTGCAGCGTCCGGGCGGCCGCCAGCTCCTGCTTCGCGGCCGAGGCGTCCTCCAGCCCCGTGAACGAGCGGCTCAGGCCGATGTGCGCCATGGCGAGGCGAGGATCGAGCCGGAGCGCCTGGTGGAACGATCGCGCGGCCTCCACCCAGACGTACGACTCCAGGTAGTCCAGCCCCTGATCGTAGAGGGCCTGGGCCTCCGAGGACGTCGTGGTGACCGGCTCATGCGAGTTGCCGATGCCGGAACGCAGCCCGACGGGGCGCTCGAGGATGGAATCGGGGACGCCCCCGTGCGCCCGGGCATCGGCGGGCGACGCCGGGGCCGCGCCGGCCGGAATCGCCGCGATCCAGAGGACGCAAACGGCGCCGATGCGGCGAAGGCAGCGATCGAGGGCATTCGGGAACATGCGAGAGACCACCGATGGACAGGTTCGGAACCGGGCGGGCGCGTGGCCCAACCTGTTTGGATGGAATCGCGACCGGGCGCGATTCAGCGATTCCGAGGCCCTAAATGAGTGCGGGGCTATTTCTTCCGCGGCTCCTCCAGCCCCTCGTCCGGCCGCCGGTAGGTTCCGCTCCGGATCTGCCGCACCATCGCGACCAGCTCCTTCGCGGCGTGCCGCGTCTCCTCCTGGAATGCCGCGTCGCGGTCCAGGTCGTCGTGGCTGGTGGCGTAGGGCTCGTAGTAGCCGACGTAGCGATCGATTCCCGCGACGGGCCCGGCCGGGATCATCTCGAGATCGGTCATCCAGTCCACGAGAATCCGGCGCAGGTTCTCCGCGCCGGCCGCGTCCGCGTGCACGACCACCGAGAACGCGCGCCCGGCCAGATGCTTCGGGTAGGGCCACCCGGCCAGCTCGATCGCTTTCGCCCTGGCGGCATCCTTCCCGCGGGTCGTCGTCGGATCGGGATTCCCTCCGTCGGCGCAGACCAGGCGATCGATCATCAGCTTGAGCACGCTGGGCGACTGGTACCAGTTCACCGGCGTCACGATCATCACGCCGTGCGCGGCGATCCACATCGGGTAGATGTCCGCCATCCAGTCGTTCACCTGGCCCAGCGCGTGGTTCGGGTAGCAGGAGCACGGCCAGTGGCAGAGCGGCTGCGCCGTCGAGACGCATGCCTTGCAGGGATAGATCACCAGATGCGCCTCGGCGGTGAGGCGGCTCAGATCCAGGAAGTCCACCTCCACGCCCGGCTCGCCGGCGATCGCCTCGCGCGCGATCTTCGTCAGGCGATAGGTCTTCGAGATCTCGCCGGGGCAGGTCTGGTCGGTGCGCGCCGAGGCGTTGATGACGAGGAT
This region of Candidatus Binatia bacterium genomic DNA includes:
- a CDS encoding flavodoxin family protein codes for the protein MTGDESGRAAGAGDAPEPRVVKGDQKFDLDRETFRARILARAYDPAFEKIPGELERVIDVAWQAYHEYRKSPRTKPAGPEFADPSFPLPVEWLDARRRVLEAQKRHDDPAGASRILVINASARTDQTCPGEISKTYRLTKIAREAIAGEPGVEVDFLDLSRLTAEAHLVIYPCKACVSTAQPLCHWPCSCYPNHALGQVNDWMADIYPMWIAAHGVMIVTPVNWYQSPSVLKLMIDRLVCADGGNPDPTTTRGKDAARAKAIELAGWPYPKHLAGRAFSVVVHADAAGAENLRRILVDWMTDLEMIPAGPVAGIDRYVGYYEPYATSHDDLDRDAAFQEETRHAAKELVAMVRQIRSGTYRRPDEGLEEPRKK